A region of Candidatus Leptovillus gracilis DNA encodes the following proteins:
- a CDS encoding alpha/beta hydrolase has protein sequence MRLSRQIKGWLRALLPAAPAPRRSCTPPAPAALVSFTGFLTALYMPRGPVTAVQLWLVLFSSLAIGLIGGLALRTRWAYLLLPLIYIVTVELSRMNVVGPTVDALRLDNPFGILALLVGRVFHGLVAFLPMWLGIGIGLAWAQGQSVWRPSLLLPGLLLIGLVILNAIPARTPPVVDENGSPIPGSLAELAHIRLGGQEQAIMIHGRSADLPVLLYLSGGPGQSDLAYSRVLFADLAQDFIVVGWDQRGAGKSYAALDPTSDLTLDQAIADTIELTNYLRQRFDEEKIYLMGESWGATLGVLAVQQQPDLYHAWIASGQMVSQRETDRQLYRDILALAERTGDMALREQMLTFGEPPYADVPYPNAVVMGYYPRLETPYTPPRAYIERGTAVNLGPYGIFGSEYNFVEKVNVLRGLIDMFSIMYPQLQHIDFRQDVPRLDVPVYILDGAAELTARRELALEWYEMLDAPSKRLYTIENAGHSVAFEQFEALHEILTGTVLPETYPQTVSQ, from the coding sequence ATGCGTTTGTCTCGACAAATCAAAGGCTGGCTACGGGCGCTGCTGCCGGCAGCCCCGGCGCCCCGGCGCTCCTGCACGCCCCCCGCCCCCGCCGCCCTTGTCAGTTTTACCGGGTTTCTTACCGCTCTCTACATGCCGCGCGGGCCGGTAACGGCCGTTCAACTCTGGCTTGTCCTCTTCAGCAGCCTGGCCATCGGCCTGATTGGCGGGCTGGCGCTGCGCACCCGCTGGGCCTATCTGCTGCTGCCCCTCATCTACATTGTCACCGTAGAACTCAGCCGGATGAACGTCGTCGGGCCAACCGTAGACGCCTTGCGCCTGGACAACCCATTCGGCATCCTGGCCCTGCTTGTCGGTCGCGTCTTTCATGGATTGGTCGCCTTCCTGCCCATGTGGTTGGGCATTGGCATTGGCCTGGCCTGGGCGCAGGGGCAAAGCGTATGGCGGCCATCGCTGCTGCTGCCCGGCCTGCTGCTGATTGGCCTGGTCATCCTCAACGCCATCCCGGCCCGCACGCCGCCTGTTGTGGATGAGAACGGCAGCCCCATCCCCGGCAGCCTCGCCGAACTGGCTCATATCCGCCTGGGTGGGCAAGAACAGGCCATCATGATCCACGGCCGCAGCGCCGACCTGCCCGTGCTGCTCTACCTCAGCGGCGGGCCAGGGCAAAGCGACCTGGCCTATTCCCGCGTCCTGTTCGCCGACCTGGCTCAGGATTTCATCGTCGTCGGCTGGGACCAACGCGGCGCGGGTAAATCCTACGCCGCCCTCGACCCCACCAGCGACCTGACGCTCGACCAGGCCATCGCCGACACCATTGAGCTGACCAACTACCTGCGCCAGCGCTTCGACGAGGAAAAAATCTACCTGATGGGCGAATCGTGGGGGGCGACGTTGGGCGTGCTGGCCGTGCAGCAGCAACCCGATCTCTACCACGCCTGGATTGCCAGCGGCCAGATGGTCAGCCAGCGCGAGACCGACCGCCAGCTTTACCGCGACATCCTGGCCCTGGCCGAGCGCACCGGCGACATGGCGCTGCGTGAACAAATGTTGACCTTTGGCGAACCGCCCTACGCCGACGTACCCTATCCGAACGCGGTGGTGATGGGCTACTACCCCCGCCTGGAGACGCCCTACACGCCACCTCGCGCCTATATCGAACGGGGAACGGCCGTCAACCTGGGACCCTACGGCATCTTCGGCAGCGAATACAACTTCGTGGAGAAGGTCAACGTGCTGCGCGGCCTGATTGATATGTTCTCCATCATGTATCCCCAGCTCCAGCACATTGATTTCCGCCAGGATGTGCCCCGTCTGGACGTACCGGTCTACATTCTGGATGGCGCGGCCGAGCTGACGGCGCGGCGCGAGCTGGCTCTGGAATGGTACGAGATGCTGGACGCCCCCAGCAAGCGGCTCTACACCATTGAGAACGCCGGGCATTCGGTCGCCTTCGAGCAGTTTGAGGCGCTGCATGAAATTTTGACGGGAACTGTCCTGCCAGAGACGTATCCGCAAACAGTGAGCCAGTGA
- a CDS encoding DUF2267 domain-containing protein: MTQTITGNDLTAYYTAVQHTGKLRTPDHARRWSEATLRTLALNLNGRTKKELAHALPEELSKQLTRQFWLLHFRNKGLTRLEFQKMVARRAGNTDAQFARYPITATFHNLKTLVGDNVSQTVADTLSPELREMWQAA; encoded by the coding sequence ATGACACAGACCATCACAGGCAATGATTTGACGGCCTATTACACGGCCGTGCAACATACCGGCAAACTGCGCACCCCAGACCACGCCCGCCGTTGGAGCGAGGCGACATTGCGCACGTTGGCGCTGAATCTGAACGGCCGTACCAAAAAAGAGCTGGCCCACGCGCTGCCCGAAGAACTGAGCAAGCAGCTAACAAGACAGTTTTGGCTGCTCCACTTCCGCAACAAGGGCCTCACCCGGCTGGAATTCCAAAAAATGGTCGCCCGCCGCGCCGGCAATACCGACGCCCAATTTGCCCGCTACCCCATCACAGCCACCTTCCACAATCTCAAAACCCTCGTTGGCGATAATGTCAGCCAGACCGTGGCCGACACCCTTTCCCCCGAACTGCGTGAGATGTGGCAAGCGGCGTGA
- a CDS encoding glycosyltransferase family 39 protein: MIIRPCRNWELMMSRWLVVVGLIGILLVAAALRWTGLDWDDYHHFHPDERYIHWVATTIERPSSWRALLTLHESTLNPYYWPPDAASPGIVTPQDAPRRFAYGHLPLYLGVAATRLAEWAGGRWGDRLPPDWLLTRDILNQAGMVEFRHLAAVTRALTGLVDLGTILLLFLLGRRLFGTAVGLLAAAFLALNVMHIQLAHFFTVDPYLTFFVAATMWFIADCGLRIADCDASCHPVTLSPGHPVTRSFLVAAVFAGLAVGAKFSAVLLFVPLAAAAWAAAGARWWRWWGTAVLVAFLAFFLTNPFAVLDWSCQVITPAMSVGPLTIPQINWASCYLDNLTAQSVMVGGGGDIPFTRQYEGTLPYLYPIEMQLKWGMGWLLGLLAFAGFGWVIGQESKTLQFKNGWRLLFPVSRPLFLVLSWAVPFFLVTGSFYVKFMRYMQPLVPLLMLFAAALVWQLARRWRGWVAGGALLVTAVYALAFVNIYQTPHPWVTASEWLYANAPPGALILSEQWDDGLPISLFVAGAPRLSETYRHAELTWLTGVGERDDAAKLAANLDLLAAADVLTLSSSRAYGVVPRLPELYPLSGQYHQMLLDGRLGYELVWVNGRYPHLASVYYRPDTFGWPGLQPPDMAARYLADAMPGLNGGRVDESFVVYDQPLTLIFRNNGRLSAAEMAQLFSPPDS; this comes from the coding sequence ATGATTATTCGCCCCTGCCGCAATTGGGAATTGATGATGTCCAGATGGTTGGTGGTGGTTGGTCTGATAGGTATCTTGCTCGTGGCGGCCGCTTTGCGCTGGACGGGGCTGGATTGGGACGATTACCATCACTTTCATCCTGATGAGCGCTACATTCATTGGGTGGCGACGACAATTGAACGGCCGTCTTCCTGGCGCGCACTTCTCACTCTGCACGAATCCACACTAAACCCGTATTATTGGCCGCCAGACGCCGCCAGCCCTGGCATTGTGACGCCACAAGACGCGCCGCGCCGTTTTGCCTACGGGCATTTGCCGCTCTACCTGGGCGTGGCCGCCACGCGGCTGGCCGAGTGGGCGGGAGGGCGCTGGGGCGACCGTCTGCCGCCAGATTGGCTGCTAACGCGGGATATTTTGAACCAGGCCGGCATGGTGGAGTTTCGTCATCTGGCCGCGGTGACGCGGGCGCTGACCGGGCTGGTGGACCTGGGCACAATTTTGCTTCTTTTTTTGTTGGGGCGGCGGCTGTTTGGCACGGCCGTTGGCCTGCTGGCCGCCGCCTTTTTAGCCCTCAACGTCATGCACATCCAACTGGCCCACTTCTTCACTGTAGACCCGTATTTGACGTTTTTTGTGGCAGCTACGATGTGGTTTATTGCGGATTGCGGATTGCGGATTGCGGATTGCGACGCATCCTGTCACCCCGTCACCCTGTCACCAGGTCATCCCGTCACCCGTTCCTTCCTTGTGGCGGCCGTTTTTGCCGGGCTGGCGGTGGGGGCTAAATTCTCAGCGGTGCTGCTGTTTGTGCCGTTGGCAGCGGCCGCTTGGGCGGCGGCGGGGGCGAGATGGTGGCGCTGGTGGGGCACGGCCGTTCTCGTCGCCTTCCTCGCTTTTTTCCTCACCAACCCGTTTGCCGTGCTGGATTGGTCTTGCCAGGTCATCACCCCGGCCATGTCTGTTGGGCCGCTAACCATCCCGCAAATCAACTGGGCTTCCTGCTACCTGGACAACCTGACGGCGCAAAGCGTTATGGTCGGCGGCGGCGGCGACATTCCCTTCACCCGCCAATACGAGGGCACGCTGCCCTACTTGTACCCCATCGAAATGCAGCTTAAATGGGGCATGGGCTGGCTGTTGGGTCTTCTGGCCTTCGCCGGCTTTGGCTGGGTCATCGGGCAAGAAAGCAAAACATTGCAGTTTAAAAACGGATGGCGTCTCTTGTTCCCTGTCTCTCGCCCTTTGTTCCTCGTCCTCTCCTGGGCTGTGCCTTTTTTTCTGGTGACGGGCAGTTTTTACGTGAAGTTTATGCGCTATATGCAGCCGCTGGTCCCGCTGTTGATGTTGTTTGCGGCGGCGCTGGTGTGGCAGTTGGCGCGGCGTTGGCGGGGATGGGTGGCCGGTGGGGCGCTGCTGGTTACGGCCGTATACGCCCTGGCCTTCGTCAACATCTACCAAACGCCCCATCCCTGGGTTACGGCGTCCGAATGGCTGTACGCCAACGCGCCGCCGGGGGCGCTGATTCTTAGCGAGCAGTGGGACGATGGCCTGCCAATCTCCCTGTTTGTGGCGGGCGCGCCGCGCCTGAGCGAGACGTACCGCCACGCCGAACTCACCTGGCTGACAGGCGTAGGCGAACGGGACGACGCCGCCAAACTGGCCGCCAATCTGGACCTGTTGGCGGCGGCCGATGTGTTGACGCTAAGCAGCAGCCGGGCTTATGGTGTGGTCCCGCGCCTGCCGGAACTCTATCCGCTGTCCGGCCAATACCACCAGATGCTGCTGGACGGCCGTTTGGGGTATGAATTGGTCTGGGTCAACGGCCGTTACCCCCATCTGGCTTCTGTCTATTATCGGCCCGATACCTTTGGCTGGCCGGGGCTGCAACCACCGGACATGGCGGCGCGCTATCTGGCAGACGCCATGCCCGGTCTCAACGGCGGGCGGGTAGACGAGAGCTTTGTGGTCTACGACCAGCCGTTGACGCTGATTTTCAGGAACAACGGCCGTCTCTCGGCGGCCGAAATGGCCCAGTTGTTCAGCCCACCAGATTCGTGA
- a CDS encoding DUF3459 domain-containing protein: protein MTNNYLWWQTGIIYQIYPRSYQDSNHDGVGDLPGIRQRLDHLQHLGVEAVWLSPIYPSPMHDFGYDVADYTGIHPMFGSMADFDALLADMHARGLKLILDLVPNHTSDEHAWFVESRSSRDNPKRDWYIWRDPAPDGGPPNNWLSFFGGPAWTFDATTGQYYLHQFVTQQPELNYRHPDVLPAVLAAMRFWLDKGVDGFRVDVIWLMMKDELLRDEPTNPDWDGVEPYASLQHIYTQSVPGVHDIIRQMRALLDEYDERMMVGEIYLPFDELVAYYGRAHDECHMPFNFHLIANKDWRATAVRQLVEAYEAALPKGAWPNWVLGNHDQHRVATRLGAAQARIANMLLLTLRGTPTTYYGEEIGMEDGHIPPEFVQDPPAVNQPEIAHIVGRDPERTPMQWDASPHAGFTAANAQPWLPAAADYPTRNVAQQESDPASMLHLYRALAHLRRAELALQVGAYATVDTADDDVFAYQRAHPGAASFLVVLNFGREAHTLDLSAVADMAVIAVASDMQRSGPVNLAALSISPDEGLVLKL, encoded by the coding sequence ATGACAAACAATTATTTATGGTGGCAAACCGGCATCATCTACCAGATTTACCCCCGTTCCTACCAAGACAGCAACCATGATGGCGTCGGCGACCTGCCCGGCATCCGCCAACGCCTGGACCATCTGCAACATTTAGGCGTCGAAGCGGTCTGGCTCTCGCCCATCTACCCCTCGCCCATGCACGATTTTGGCTACGACGTGGCCGATTACACCGGCATCCACCCCATGTTTGGCAGCATGGCCGATTTCGACGCCCTGCTGGCCGACATGCACGCGCGCGGCCTGAAGCTCATCCTGGACCTGGTCCCCAACCACACCTCCGACGAACACGCCTGGTTTGTGGAAAGCCGCAGCAGCCGCGACAATCCCAAACGGGACTGGTACATCTGGCGCGACCCCGCCCCAGACGGCGGGCCGCCTAACAACTGGCTCAGCTTTTTTGGCGGTCCGGCCTGGACCTTCGACGCGACCACCGGCCAATATTACCTGCACCAATTTGTCACGCAGCAGCCGGAGCTGAACTACCGCCACCCCGATGTGCTGCCGGCCGTGCTGGCTGCCATGCGCTTCTGGCTGGACAAAGGCGTAGACGGCTTTCGCGTGGACGTCATCTGGCTGATGATGAAGGATGAGCTGCTGCGCGACGAGCCAACCAACCCGGATTGGGACGGCGTGGAACCATACGCCAGCTTGCAGCACATCTACACGCAGAGCGTGCCCGGCGTCCACGACATCATCCGGCAGATGCGCGCCTTGCTGGACGAATACGACGAGCGCATGATGGTCGGCGAGATTTACCTGCCGTTTGACGAGTTGGTGGCCTATTACGGCCGTGCCCACGATGAATGCCACATGCCCTTCAACTTTCACCTCATCGCCAACAAAGATTGGCGGGCAACGGCCGTGCGCCAACTGGTGGAAGCCTACGAAGCCGCCCTGCCCAAAGGGGCCTGGCCCAACTGGGTGCTGGGCAACCACGACCAGCACCGCGTCGCCACGCGCCTCGGCGCGGCTCAGGCGCGTATCGCCAACATGCTGCTGTTAACCCTGCGCGGCACGCCCACCACCTACTACGGTGAAGAAATCGGCATGGAGGATGGGCACATCCCGCCTGAATTTGTCCAGGACCCACCGGCCGTCAACCAGCCGGAAATCGCCCACATCGTCGGGCGCGACCCAGAGCGCACCCCGATGCAGTGGGACGCATCGCCCCACGCCGGTTTCACCGCCGCCAACGCCCAACCCTGGCTGCCGGCCGCCGCCGATTACCCGACGCGCAACGTGGCCCAACAAGAAAGCGACCCGGCTTCAATGCTGCATCTGTACCGGGCGCTGGCCCACCTGCGCCGGGCAGAACTGGCCCTGCAAGTAGGGGCTTATGCCACAGTGGACACGGCCGACGACGACGTCTTCGCCTACCAACGCGCCCACCCTGGCGCGGCCAGTTTCCTGGTTGTGCTGAATTTTGGCCGCGAAGCCCACACCCTGGACCTGAGCGCGGTGGCCGACATGGCCGTCATCGCCGTCGCCAGCGACATGCAGCGCAGCGGCCCGGTGAACCTGGCCGCACTGTCCATCAGCCCCGATGAAGGGCTGGTGCTAAAGCTGTAG
- a CDS encoding 50S ribosomal protein L25 — protein MSEERYTLVAEPRTIVGKQVKQLRRQGWTPAVIYSTQQEPMNIQLESLPLFKTLRKASTNHLIDVSVSGQTHTVLAREIQQHLTRGDLVHVDFLQVDMKAIIASEAELVGVGLAAPEEQGLGSVTLVMHSVAIECLPDNLVAQIEVDFSKIVNADDVITVADLVVPEGVTIMAELDALVAAFSYERVATDAEEVDAYAPLADTVEVIGKGKKEDEFE, from the coding sequence ATGTCTGAAGAACGTTATACCCTGGTAGCCGAACCGCGCACAATTGTGGGCAAACAAGTAAAACAATTACGTCGTCAGGGCTGGACGCCGGCGGTGATTTACAGCACGCAGCAAGAGCCGATGAACATTCAGTTAGAAAGTCTGCCGCTGTTTAAAACCCTACGCAAAGCCAGCACCAATCACCTGATTGACGTGAGCGTGTCTGGGCAGACACACACGGTCCTGGCGCGTGAAATTCAACAACACCTCACCCGTGGCGATCTGGTTCACGTGGATTTTCTGCAGGTAGATATGAAGGCGATCATCGCTTCTGAAGCCGAATTGGTCGGCGTGGGTCTGGCGGCCCCAGAGGAACAGGGCTTAGGCTCGGTCACCCTGGTTATGCACAGTGTGGCGATTGAATGTTTGCCCGACAACCTGGTAGCGCAAATCGAAGTTGATTTTAGCAAGATTGTTAACGCCGACGACGTGATTACCGTGGCCGATCTGGTTGTGCCGGAAGGCGTTACTATTATGGCCGAACTGGACGCCCTTGTGGCCGCCTTCTCTTACGAACGTGTGGCCACCGATGCGGAAGAGGTGGATGCCTATGCGCCGCTGGCCGATACGGTGGAGGTCATTGGCAAGGGTAAGAAAGAAGACGAATTCGAGTAG
- a CDS encoding ABC transporter permease: MYYRIIRNDARKHKAITLTTMIFVAAAAMLVSLAAILIVNLSGAIDTLMTRAKTPHFMQMHSGELDQARLLAFAAQRDDIEAFQVVEFLNVDNAQIVVAGHSLAGSVQDNGFSVQSETFDYLLDLDGNVIQVADGEVYAPLRTMQDGSAKVGDTVEVYGKPFTVAGFLRDSQMNSLLASSKRFLVSANEFAELKALGSMEYLIEFRLTDPSALGAFEAAYTAAGLDANGPTITYPLFRMLNALSDGLMIAVILLVSALVVVIAFMCIRFTLLAKIEEDYREIGVMKAIGLRVGDIKKIYLAKYAAITAVGSILGFALSFAFRGMLLENIRLYMGESDNAALAPLLGSIGVLLVFLAIIVYVNGVLGSFRRISPAEAIRFGVAQEKSAGTNHFRLSQIRLMGVNLFLGVKDVLARKRLYATMLAVLVAAAFIIIVPQNLHNTIAAKGFIAYMGIGDSDLRVDIQQTDEIAEKATAVAHTLENDIAIARYVVLTTQTFRTTMADGSERQIKVELGDHSVFPINYSAGRSPVAADEIALSVLNAREMGKEIGDLLTVMIDGQERNLTVCGIYSDVTNGGKTAKAVFTDPSADIMWSVVSANLVDKSLIETKTAEYAAKFAFAKVSAIDAFIAQTFGSTIHSIGLAAATAVVVALSITALVTLLFMRMLVVKDRYAIAVMKAFGFTNNDIMAQYVARSVFVLIIGILLGAFLANTLGEALAGAVIAFFGASSFEFAVNPLTAYLIYPLLMLLATLVATIIGTLDAGRIKIAENIKE, from the coding sequence ATGTATTACCGAATAATCCGCAATGATGCGCGAAAGCATAAAGCGATTACCCTCACAACCATGATCTTTGTCGCTGCGGCGGCCATGCTGGTCTCGCTGGCGGCCATCCTCATCGTCAATCTTTCCGGGGCCATAGATACGCTGATGACGCGGGCCAAAACCCCCCATTTTATGCAGATGCATTCGGGCGAACTGGACCAGGCGCGGCTTCTGGCTTTTGCGGCGCAGCGCGACGACATCGAGGCGTTCCAGGTGGTTGAATTTCTCAATGTGGACAACGCGCAGATCGTTGTCGCCGGGCATTCTCTGGCGGGAAGCGTGCAGGACAACGGCTTCTCTGTTCAAAGCGAAACATTCGATTACCTGCTCGACCTTGATGGCAACGTGATCCAGGTCGCCGACGGGGAGGTTTATGCGCCGCTGCGTACTATGCAGGACGGTTCGGCAAAAGTCGGCGACACGGTTGAGGTGTATGGCAAGCCGTTCACCGTCGCCGGATTTTTGCGTGACTCGCAAATGAACTCGCTGCTCGCCTCCTCAAAGCGGTTTCTGGTGAGCGCCAATGAGTTCGCCGAACTAAAAGCGTTGGGCAGTATGGAATACCTGATTGAGTTCAGATTAACGGACCCCTCCGCCCTGGGCGCATTTGAAGCCGCCTACACCGCCGCCGGACTGGACGCCAACGGACCGACGATTACTTACCCGCTTTTCCGAATGCTCAACGCTCTTTCCGACGGGCTGATGATCGCCGTGATTCTGCTGGTCAGCGCCCTGGTCGTGGTCATTGCCTTTATGTGCATCCGCTTCACGCTGCTGGCGAAAATCGAAGAAGATTACCGCGAAATTGGCGTGATGAAGGCCATTGGGCTGCGCGTGGGCGACATCAAGAAGATTTATCTGGCGAAATATGCGGCGATTACCGCCGTCGGCAGCATTCTCGGATTTGCTCTGTCGTTTGCCTTCCGGGGGATGCTTCTGGAAAACATCCGACTTTACATGGGCGAAAGCGATAATGCTGCCCTGGCCCCACTGTTGGGCAGCATCGGCGTCTTGCTGGTGTTCCTGGCAATTATCGTCTATGTGAACGGCGTCCTGGGGAGCTTTCGCCGCATCTCCCCGGCGGAGGCGATCCGCTTTGGCGTCGCCCAGGAAAAATCGGCCGGGACCAACCATTTCCGCCTGAGCCAGATCAGGCTGATGGGCGTGAATCTGTTTCTCGGCGTCAAGGATGTTCTGGCCCGCAAGAGGCTCTACGCCACCATGCTGGCAGTGCTGGTGGCGGCGGCCTTTATCATCATCGTGCCGCAGAATTTGCACAACACCATTGCCGCCAAAGGCTTCATCGCCTACATGGGTATCGGCGACAGCGACCTGCGAGTTGATATTCAACAGACGGACGAGATTGCTGAAAAGGCAACGGCCGTTGCCCACACCCTGGAAAACGACATCGCCATCGCCAGGTACGTTGTGCTGACCACCCAAACCTTCCGGACAACGATGGCTGACGGCTCAGAAAGGCAGATAAAAGTCGAACTGGGCGACCACTCGGTATTCCCTATCAACTATTCGGCCGGCCGGTCGCCGGTCGCCGCAGATGAAATCGCGCTGTCGGTTCTGAACGCCAGAGAGATGGGAAAAGAGATCGGCGATCTCCTTACCGTTATGATTGACGGGCAGGAGAGAAATCTTACCGTTTGCGGCATCTATTCCGACGTGACCAACGGCGGCAAAACCGCCAAGGCCGTCTTTACCGACCCTTCGGCCGATATTATGTGGAGCGTCGTCAGCGCGAATCTGGTGGATAAATCCCTCATCGAAACAAAAACGGCCGAGTACGCGGCAAAGTTTGCCTTTGCCAAAGTCTCCGCCATTGACGCGTTTATTGCCCAGACATTTGGCTCGACCATCCATTCCATCGGCCTGGCGGCGGCAACGGCCGTTGTCGTGGCCCTGTCCATCACGGCGCTCGTCACCCTGCTGTTCATGCGTATGCTGGTGGTCAAAGACCGCTACGCCATTGCCGTGATGAAGGCGTTTGGCTTCACCAATAACGACATTATGGCGCAGTATGTGGCCCGTTCCGTTTTTGTTCTGATTATCGGCATTTTGCTCGGCGCGTTCCTGGCTAACACGCTTGGCGAGGCGCTGGCGGGGGCGGTGATCGCCTTTTTTGGCGCGTCGTCGTTTGAATTTGCCGTCAATCCACTGACGGCGTATCTCATTTATCCCCTGCTGATGCTCCTGGCGACGTTGGTGGCCACAATCATCGGCACATTGGATGCGGGACGCATCAAGATAGCGGAAAACATCAAGGAGTAA
- a CDS encoding antibiotic biosynthesis monooxygenase: protein MYGLIGKIRVVPGQRDALIAILLQGTGQMPGCLSYIIARDAADDDAVWVTEVWDSPASHEVSLSLPTVQAAIAEGRPLIAGFGERFITEPVGGCGL, encoded by the coding sequence ATGTATGGACTCATTGGCAAGATTCGTGTCGTCCCCGGCCAGCGGGACGCCTTGATCGCTATCCTGCTCCAGGGAACAGGGCAGATGCCTGGCTGTTTAAGTTACATCATTGCCAGAGACGCAGCCGATGACGACGCGGTTTGGGTGACGGAAGTCTGGGATAGTCCGGCAAGTCATGAAGTGTCGTTGTCTTTGCCAACCGTTCAGGCAGCCATTGCTGAGGGCAGACCCCTGATTGCCGGCTTTGGCGAACGATTTATCACCGAACCGGTCGGCGGCTGCGGATTGTGA
- a CDS encoding ABC transporter ATP-binding protein, whose protein sequence is MNKIIAGENIVKSFGAGEEKRRVLDGVSVDIHEGEFVAVMGPSGSGKSTLLFALSGMDGLDAGKVIFDGQDLAALRENELADIRRTKMGFVFQQPTLLKNLNILDNIILPSMRDQRGKNGQVVTKARSLMQRADIAELEKRDITQVSGGQLQRVGICRALMRQPKIIFGDEPTGALNSKAANEIMGLLAEIHRSGTTILLVTHDVKVAAKTERVLCMFDGKIAGEYLAGAYDEEGDDLKAREERLTSWLAEMKY, encoded by the coding sequence ATGAACAAGATAATTGCCGGCGAAAATATCGTCAAATCGTTTGGCGCGGGCGAGGAGAAGCGGCGCGTTCTCGACGGGGTATCCGTTGACATTCATGAAGGCGAGTTTGTTGCGGTGATGGGGCCATCCGGTTCGGGCAAATCCACGCTGCTGTTTGCCCTGAGCGGCATGGATGGCCTGGACGCGGGGAAAGTGATCTTTGACGGCCAGGATTTGGCCGCGCTCCGGGAAAATGAGCTGGCCGACATCCGCCGCACAAAAATGGGGTTTGTTTTTCAGCAGCCGACGCTGTTGAAAAACCTCAACATCCTCGACAACATCATCCTGCCGTCCATGCGTGACCAGCGGGGAAAGAACGGTCAGGTTGTCACCAAAGCCAGGTCGCTCATGCAAAGAGCAGACATCGCTGAACTGGAGAAGCGGGACATTACCCAGGTTTCAGGAGGCCAACTCCAACGGGTGGGCATCTGCCGCGCCCTGATGAGGCAACCCAAGATTATCTTTGGCGACGAACCGACGGGCGCGTTGAACTCGAAAGCGGCCAACGAAATCATGGGGCTGCTGGCTGAGATTCATCGGAGCGGCACAACGATCCTGTTGGTGACGCATGATGTCAAAGTGGCCGCCAAAACCGAGCGGGTGCTGTGCATGTTCGATGGCAAAATTGCGGGAGAGTATTTGGCTGGCGCATACGATGAAGAGGGCGACGACCTCAAGGCCCGCGAAGAACGTCTCACCTCCTGGTTAGCCGAGATGAAATACTGA